Proteins encoded within one genomic window of Pedobacter africanus:
- a CDS encoding AAA family ATPase, which produces MKTIIGRLEEQKILGQALLSREAELIAIYGRRRVGKTFLIREAFKSNIILEFSGVHNATLKEQLINFRNKLAEEMELRILQETPKNWVEAFEQLKKYSEPLLKKRKCVIFLDEFPWLNTVKSGFLSAFEYFWNSWGTKQDNLILAICGSAASWMIQKVVNNKGGLHNRITKKIRLLPFSLVETKHYLESRNVKLDLYQITQLYMAMGGIPHYLKEVTPGQSAAQNIDRMCFTKDGTLQSEFKNLYQSLFAEADKHISVVKALAAKPAGLTRKEIINACGLSSGGTATLLLEELLESGFISAYIPFEKNLRDSVYKLSDEYSRFYLKFIESGRASGSGTWIKLSTAPTWRSWSGTAFESICLKHTSEIKKALGISGIYTEESVWRFVGRKNQTGAQIDLLLDRNDFCISICEMKFSTGQFSIDKGYAEDLQNKVDVFRQETKTKKSIFIVLVTSFGTMQNPYKLSMVQNEVTLKDLFE; this is translated from the coding sequence ATGAAAACAATCATTGGTAGACTGGAAGAACAAAAAATACTCGGACAAGCATTGCTGTCGCGCGAAGCAGAACTGATCGCAATTTATGGAAGGCGTAGAGTAGGGAAAACCTTCCTGATCAGAGAGGCATTTAAAAGCAACATCATATTAGAGTTCTCAGGTGTGCATAATGCTACGCTAAAAGAGCAACTGATCAATTTCAGGAACAAATTAGCGGAAGAAATGGAACTTCGCATTTTACAGGAAACCCCAAAAAATTGGGTTGAGGCCTTTGAACAGCTTAAAAAATATAGCGAGCCCCTATTGAAGAAGCGCAAGTGCGTAATCTTTCTTGATGAATTTCCCTGGCTAAATACCGTTAAGTCAGGCTTCCTATCGGCCTTCGAATATTTTTGGAATTCCTGGGGTACAAAGCAGGACAATTTAATACTTGCGATATGCGGTTCCGCAGCGTCGTGGATGATTCAAAAAGTAGTTAATAATAAAGGCGGCTTACACAACAGAATAACAAAAAAAATCCGCCTCTTGCCATTTTCACTTGTTGAAACTAAACACTACCTGGAAAGCAGGAATGTTAAGTTAGATCTATATCAGATCACTCAGTTGTATATGGCTATGGGCGGAATCCCTCATTATTTAAAGGAAGTGACACCAGGGCAAAGCGCAGCGCAAAATATTGACAGAATGTGTTTCACCAAGGACGGAACATTGCAGTCTGAATTTAAAAACCTGTACCAATCCCTATTTGCTGAGGCAGACAAACACATTTCAGTAGTAAAAGCCTTAGCTGCAAAGCCTGCTGGTTTAACACGGAAAGAGATCATCAATGCCTGTGGCCTCTCAAGTGGCGGCACTGCGACCTTGCTGCTCGAAGAACTTTTAGAATCAGGCTTTATTTCGGCCTACATTCCTTTTGAGAAAAACCTTAGAGATAGCGTCTATAAATTATCTGATGAATACTCGAGATTCTATCTAAAGTTTATAGAAAGCGGAAGGGCTAGTGGATCAGGAACCTGGATTAAACTTTCAACAGCGCCAACCTGGCGCAGTTGGAGTGGAACCGCATTTGAAAGTATTTGTCTGAAACATACTTCCGAAATAAAGAAGGCTCTAGGGATTTCGGGGATTTATACAGAAGAATCTGTATGGAGATTCGTTGGTCGAAAGAACCAAACCGGAGCACAGATTGACCTGTTACTGGACAGAAATGACTTTTGCATAAGCATCTGCGAAATGAAGTTCTCCACAGGCCAGTTTTCGATTGACAAGGGGTATGCGGAAGATCTACAAAATAAAGTAGATGTTTTCAGGCAGGAGACAAAAACTAAGAAATCGATATTTATTGTATTGGTGACCTCATTCGGCACAATGCAAAATCCCTACAAATTATCTATGGTACAAAACGAGGTAACACTCAAAGACCTCTTTGAATAA
- a CDS encoding Ig domain-containing protein, producing MIGPASLPDPVYAQSYNQSLSATGGTAPYSYSLLAGALPIGMSFSSAGVLSGVPRTPGNFSITVGVADNIGVSISKVYTFTIAAPVIAISPTALPHPVLGVAYSQSLSSSGGIAPYTYSLISGAIPVGMSFSSAGVISGTPVSAGNFTFVVRSTDDAGENSSQAYTLTIAAPLLAI from the coding sequence GTGATCGGCCCGGCAAGCCTACCCGATCCGGTGTACGCACAATCCTACAATCAAAGCCTTAGCGCAACTGGAGGAACGGCACCTTATAGCTACAGCCTTTTGGCGGGGGCACTGCCTATAGGTATGTCCTTCAGTTCGGCGGGGGTGTTATCAGGTGTGCCGAGAACTCCAGGAAATTTCTCAATTACTGTTGGGGTTGCAGATAATATAGGGGTTTCCATATCAAAAGTGTACACCTTTACCATTGCTGCGCCGGTAATTGCAATTAGCCCCACGGCCTTGCCACATCCGGTATTGGGTGTAGCTTATAGCCAATCGCTGTCTTCTTCAGGGGGTATTGCGCCATATACCTATTCACTCATATCAGGAGCCATTCCTGTAGGGATGTCATTTAGCAGTGCAGGTGTAATAAGCGGGACACCTGTATCGGCAGGTAATTTTACATTTGTAGTCAGAAGTACAGATGATGCCGGAGAGAATAGCTCACAAGCTTATACTTTAACCATTGCAGCACCGTTACTGGCCATCTGA
- a CDS encoding DUF6266 family protein: MLRLNPGGKAVYVLNGAKRSSGQDEMELPASYAGKELHCYIAFKSSDGKRVSNSVWVEV, from the coding sequence CTGCTTAGGCTTAATCCTGGCGGTAAGGCAGTTTATGTGTTAAACGGTGCCAAAAGAAGCAGCGGGCAGGATGAAATGGAATTGCCTGCCAGTTATGCTGGCAAGGAGCTGCATTGTTACATTGCTTTTAAAAGCAGCGATGGCAAAAGGGTAAGTAACAGTGTTTGGGTTGAGGTTTGA
- a CDS encoding sensor histidine kinase: MPKPTHISSRLASVKIKSKTLWADLIGSPQQLSLESRVFHSICIALMLLVSLYIPYNLYAGLYVGSLSALIVGLFFFYQYYLSRFKGKPHSTTIFALTGLFIFGINYFTNSGIHGSTDLIWPAYLLLVLAISPYQHHLKWLIIYLVSFLILHFIAYKYPALVQYPFKAGQGQFIDRITAFPIPVFVVYIIIRFIRKSYDAERQATIEKTQALEWSNSEKTKLMSIISHDLRSPLINIQNYLQLLNENQVDDTERPMLEKSLMQSTNGAVQMLSNFLHWSKSQMEGAGTNMVLINLSAALHSTLEMENVTAAKKNIILNVNIPDQLMIYADVDMLQLVVRNLISNAIKFTPAGGKIEISAEQLSTECRITVADNGCGISAEKQQKLFSAHTESTYGTDNEKGVGLGLALCKEFIERQGGRITFESTLNQGSSFFLFVQLNQK, encoded by the coding sequence ATGCCTAAACCAACTCACATTTCATCCAGACTAGCGTCTGTTAAAATTAAAAGCAAAACGCTTTGGGCAGATCTGATAGGCAGTCCTCAACAGTTGTCGTTGGAAAGCAGGGTTTTTCATTCTATTTGCATTGCATTAATGCTACTTGTTAGCCTGTACATTCCCTACAATTTGTATGCAGGGCTGTACGTAGGCTCTCTTTCTGCCTTGATAGTCGGTTTGTTTTTCTTTTATCAGTATTACCTGTCCAGGTTTAAAGGCAAACCACATAGCACCACCATATTTGCCTTAACCGGCCTCTTCATTTTTGGCATAAATTATTTTACCAACTCGGGCATCCATGGCTCCACAGATTTGATATGGCCTGCGTATTTACTGCTGGTACTGGCAATTTCTCCGTATCAACATCACCTGAAATGGCTGATTATTTACCTGGTCAGTTTCCTGATCCTCCATTTTATAGCGTATAAATACCCGGCTTTGGTGCAATATCCTTTCAAGGCGGGCCAGGGACAGTTTATTGACCGGATCACTGCATTTCCAATTCCGGTCTTCGTCGTTTACATCATCATCAGGTTTATCAGAAAGAGCTACGACGCCGAACGACAAGCAACAATAGAAAAAACACAGGCATTGGAATGGAGCAACAGCGAAAAGACCAAACTGATGTCCATCATCTCTCACGACCTGCGTTCTCCGCTAATCAATATTCAAAATTATTTACAACTGCTCAACGAAAACCAGGTTGATGACACCGAGCGCCCAATGCTGGAAAAATCATTAATGCAATCTACAAATGGGGCGGTACAAATGTTATCCAACTTCCTGCACTGGTCAAAATCTCAAATGGAGGGTGCTGGTACCAATATGGTATTGATAAATTTAAGCGCTGCGCTGCATAGTACCCTCGAAATGGAAAATGTGACCGCTGCTAAAAAAAATATTATACTAAACGTCAATATCCCCGACCAGCTAATGATTTACGCGGATGTGGACATGCTGCAGCTGGTTGTCCGCAATTTAATTAGCAATGCCATTAAGTTTACACCTGCAGGCGGAAAAATCGAAATCAGTGCCGAACAATTGAGCACTGAGTGCAGAATTACTGTTGCCGACAATGGCTGTGGTATATCCGCAGAAAAACAACAAAAACTCTTCTCTGCTCATACAGAATCTACTTATGGAACTGATAACGAAAAGGGCGTAGGCCTGGGGCTTGCCCTATGCAAAGAGTTTATAGAACGCCAGGGCGGAAGAATAACTTTTGAAAGCACTTTAAACCAGGGATCCAGCTTTTTCTTGTTTGTGCAACTCAATCAAAAATAG
- a CDS encoding DUF3817 domain-containing protein, producing MDTLSIFRKVAVAEGISYVLLVFIAMPLKYWAEMPLAVKYTGWAHGLLFMLYVVLLIMAWVEYKWSFKKSALIGVASLLPFAPFWVDKKLKEDNSNKSW from the coding sequence ATGGATACATTATCTATTTTCAGAAAAGTGGCAGTTGCCGAAGGTATTTCTTATGTATTGCTGGTATTTATTGCTATGCCTTTAAAATACTGGGCCGAAATGCCCCTGGCAGTTAAATATACCGGATGGGCACACGGCCTCCTGTTTATGCTATATGTAGTGCTGTTAATTATGGCTTGGGTAGAATACAAATGGAGTTTTAAAAAATCAGCATTAATTGGTGTTGCTTCGCTCCTTCCTTTTGCCCCTTTCTGGGTAGATAAAAAGTTAAAAGAAGATAATTCAAATAAATCTTGGTAA
- a CDS encoding sulfatase family protein, which produces MAQSTPEKPNIIYILADDMGYGDIKKLNKNSQVKTPNLDKLAAKGAIFTNAHSGSAVCTPTRYGVLTGRYAFRTSLKKGVLNGFSPALIEPSRFTVADLAKQAGYQTAIIGKWHLGLDWTPLDPSKRAIAPSKETPDISNVNFEVPLTVGPNQVGFDYSYIIPASLDMPPYTYLENGKPTSLPLVPFQGKNNPRGVFWRSGPASKDFVIEETLDVFIGRAKDYLAKASTGDQPFFLYLPLTSPHTPWLPSNKFKNKSGAGTYGDFVMHTDDAVGKIMKTLDSLGIAKNTLVIFTSDNGADWKPGDATAFPLHQANYIFRGEKSDIWEGGHHVPFLLRWPAVVKPNQKIAQLTCLTDLMATIADFTKQNLPEGAGPDSYSLYPMISGKNNQNRPDIIHHSIDGMFAIRKGKWKFIDGKGSGGWSMKTGKPEDPEGQLYQMDIDEKETTNLYTKYPEVVKELKALLEKHKQQGYSNR; this is translated from the coding sequence ATGGCTCAATCAACACCAGAAAAACCCAATATCATTTATATTTTAGCTGATGACATGGGTTATGGCGACATAAAAAAGCTGAACAAAAATTCCCAGGTCAAAACTCCCAATCTGGATAAGCTGGCAGCCAAAGGAGCTATCTTTACCAACGCCCATTCGGGCTCTGCAGTCTGCACACCAACCCGTTACGGGGTATTGACAGGTCGGTACGCATTCCGTACATCATTAAAAAAAGGGGTATTAAATGGCTTCTCTCCTGCGCTCATTGAGCCTTCAAGATTTACTGTAGCCGATCTTGCAAAACAAGCCGGTTACCAAACAGCGATTATAGGTAAGTGGCACCTGGGGCTCGATTGGACACCACTCGATCCATCAAAGCGCGCAATAGCACCCTCCAAAGAAACTCCAGACATATCCAATGTGAATTTCGAAGTACCACTAACTGTTGGCCCAAATCAGGTTGGGTTCGATTATAGCTACATTATTCCGGCATCTTTGGATATGCCACCTTATACTTATCTCGAAAACGGGAAGCCCACCAGCCTTCCCCTTGTTCCATTTCAAGGGAAGAACAATCCAAGAGGTGTTTTTTGGAGATCCGGGCCTGCCTCCAAGGACTTTGTAATAGAAGAAACGCTGGATGTCTTTATCGGAAGGGCAAAGGACTACCTGGCTAAAGCAAGTACCGGAGACCAACCGTTTTTCTTGTATTTGCCACTCACAAGCCCACACACGCCATGGTTACCTTCCAATAAATTTAAAAATAAATCCGGTGCCGGTACTTATGGGGATTTTGTAATGCATACCGATGATGCAGTTGGCAAGATCATGAAAACACTAGACAGTTTGGGAATTGCAAAAAATACACTAGTTATTTTCACATCCGATAACGGTGCCGATTGGAAACCCGGAGATGCCACGGCTTTTCCCTTGCATCAGGCCAATTATATATTCAGAGGCGAAAAATCTGACATTTGGGAGGGCGGACATCATGTTCCATTTTTGCTGAGATGGCCGGCGGTAGTGAAACCCAATCAGAAAATTGCTCAGCTTACGTGCCTCACAGATCTGATGGCAACAATTGCAGATTTTACAAAGCAGAACTTACCTGAAGGTGCTGGCCCTGATAGTTATAGTCTGTATCCAATGATTTCCGGTAAAAACAATCAGAACAGACCTGATATTATTCATCATTCTATAGACGGGATGTTTGCAATCCGCAAAGGAAAATGGAAGTTCATTGACGGAAAAGGTAGCGGTGGCTGGTCAATGAAAACCGGAAAACCAGAAGATCCCGAAGGTCAGCTTTACCAAATGGACATCGACGAAAAAGAAACCACCAACCTGTACACGAAATATCCGGAAGTAGTAAAAGAATTAAAGGCTTTACTCGAAAAACATAAGCAGCAAGGCTATAGCAACAGATAA
- a CDS encoding putative Ig domain-containing protein encodes MPGVTAGIAYSQNLSTSGSVAPYTYSIQSGALPIGLAFSSAGVFSGTPTAKGTYTFTVRSTDSSVGSGPYSTDKTYSISVAGKTQVITMAATATASYGDADLVPGASSDSGLPVTYTSGDPAIATIVAGKVRI; translated from the coding sequence TTGCCCGGGGTAACGGCAGGTATAGCATATAGCCAGAATTTAAGCACCAGTGGAAGTGTTGCCCCATACACGTACAGCATTCAGTCTGGAGCCTTGCCAATAGGCCTGGCCTTTAGCAGCGCCGGTGTTTTTAGCGGTACACCTACCGCCAAAGGTACTTATACCTTTACCGTTCGCAGTACCGATTCATCCGTTGGCAGCGGTCCGTACAGTACCGATAAAACCTACAGCATTTCAGTTGCAGGCAAAACGCAGGTTATTACCATGGCAGCCACTGCCACAGCAAGCTATGGCGATGCAGATCTTGTCCCCGGAGCCTCAAGCGATAGCGGGCTGCCTGTAACTTATACCAGCGGCGACCCGGCCATAGCCACTATCGTTGCCGGAAAGGTCCGTATTTAA
- a CDS encoding RagB/SusD family nutrient uptake outer membrane protein, translating into MKKILVIIFATITLSSCELDREPFGLMKSENINNSPEESIDALLNGTYGQLKAWSDPMHRLGEYAGDNIMIRGSSTDSFYEFISFARTPNNGRLTTFWNSSYKAIAQSSNIINLIPQGKSAALDTKLGECYFIRGLMYFYLVRAYGRPYYQNPETNLGVPIVNGTPEDVVNATFPDRATVKATYEQAIADLKKAEELITVNKGPIFASKAAAQAILSRVYLYMSGTYENPNPTYAQLAVDYATKVIDQSGTYNLLPRADFMKYNTFKPEDNKETIFAIKRVASEFSGDEHYYGIGGMYSNIGGMGWGEMYASAKYISLLNETGRNDWRPDKYKIVDARAAFIEPTYSKTPAGAYTEVFRFIKQDAGPLLNYAQLTISRNGGVITCVEGTAPNQVSYTLTPVDAAQDIYSINYKDGKTYTGVIDYFITLNRVYPQFYIVKCSREGEDSQLHSPVISRLGEVYLNRAEAYAKLQNYALALQDLNKIRTRSIVNGGYTALTAANAGQLIDKERQLELAYQAERSFDVFRNGKPLSRQYPGPQNQTTDIAATDFRVVYYIPQSAINSYPGKLTQNPTN; encoded by the coding sequence ATGAAAAAAATATTAGTTATAATTTTTGCTACAATAACCCTTTCGTCCTGTGAGCTTGACAGGGAACCTTTCGGATTGATGAAATCAGAAAACATTAACAATAGTCCTGAAGAATCTATAGACGCATTGTTAAATGGGACTTATGGCCAGCTCAAAGCCTGGTCAGATCCTATGCACCGTTTAGGAGAATATGCTGGTGACAACATCATGATCAGAGGATCTTCTACCGATTCATTCTATGAATTTATTTCCTTTGCCAGAACACCTAATAATGGCAGGTTAACCACTTTTTGGAACAGTAGCTATAAAGCAATTGCACAATCATCGAATATCATCAACTTAATTCCGCAAGGCAAAAGTGCAGCCCTTGATACCAAGTTAGGCGAATGCTATTTCATTCGTGGGCTGATGTATTTCTACCTGGTACGTGCCTACGGACGTCCGTACTATCAAAACCCGGAAACTAATTTAGGGGTACCGATTGTTAACGGAACTCCGGAAGACGTTGTTAATGCAACCTTTCCTGACAGGGCAACGGTTAAAGCAACCTATGAACAGGCAATTGCAGACCTTAAAAAGGCCGAAGAGTTAATAACAGTAAATAAAGGGCCTATTTTTGCCTCCAAAGCAGCTGCCCAGGCCATCCTTTCGAGGGTTTATTTGTACATGAGCGGAACTTATGAAAACCCTAACCCTACTTATGCCCAGCTGGCTGTAGATTATGCAACAAAAGTGATCGATCAATCTGGAACCTATAACTTACTGCCGAGAGCTGATTTCATGAAGTACAATACATTTAAACCTGAAGACAATAAAGAAACCATTTTTGCCATTAAGCGTGTAGCATCTGAGTTTTCTGGTGATGAACATTATTATGGTATTGGTGGTATGTACTCCAATATTGGCGGCATGGGTTGGGGAGAGATGTATGCCAGCGCAAAATACATCAGCCTTCTAAACGAAACCGGCAGAAATGACTGGAGACCGGATAAGTACAAAATAGTGGACGCACGGGCTGCTTTTATTGAGCCTACCTATTCAAAAACTCCTGCAGGAGCCTACACTGAAGTTTTCAGGTTCATTAAACAAGATGCAGGCCCCCTATTAAACTATGCACAATTAACCATCAGCCGTAACGGCGGTGTAATTACCTGTGTAGAGGGTACTGCTCCAAATCAGGTATCTTATACCCTTACGCCCGTTGATGCTGCACAGGATATCTATTCCATCAATTACAAGGATGGCAAAACTTACACCGGGGTAATAGACTATTTCATTACTTTAAATCGTGTTTATCCACAGTTTTACATTGTTAAATGTTCACGTGAAGGAGAAGATTCCCAATTGCATTCTCCGGTAATCAGCAGGTTGGGCGAGGTATACCTGAACAGGGCCGAAGCCTATGCTAAATTGCAAAACTATGCCTTAGCACTTCAAGATTTAAATAAAATCAGGACCCGTTCTATTGTTAATGGTGGATATACTGCTTTAACCGCCGCAAATGCGGGCCAGCTAATTGACAAAGAAAGGCAATTAGAACTGGCTTATCAGGCAGAGCGCAGTTTTGATGTATTCCGTAACGGGAAACCACTTTCCCGTCAATATCCGGGGCCTCAAAATCAAACCACTGATATAGCTGCCACCGATTTCAGGGTTGTTTATTACATCCCTCAAAGTGCCATTAATTCCTATCCGGGAAAATTAACACAAAATCCAACCAATTAA
- a CDS encoding PorP/SprF family type IX secretion system membrane protein yields MNLYHKLFTLTALMAASVSIKAQLNPLSAQYYTNQYLINPAFAGAGEGLKLNGAYRKLWSNVPGSPLTQNLTADYGFSKVGIGLSVNNESAGLQRQTRVVGSYAYHLMLSESNHRLHFGVSLGFMSQRLENADIYGNPNDPMVGQYNDRKTYLDGDFGIAYTSDKLNIQASVPNLKSVLKKDVIKLADVATFYTAVSYKIQLSEGPEGIDMEPKVAYRGVKGFDNIWDAGSQFSIAGKQVFLMAMYHSTENATFGLGMDFRKKYLISGTYTTQTSALSGYTNGSFELNLRLNLSK; encoded by the coding sequence ATGAATTTATATCATAAATTATTTACACTGACAGCCTTAATGGCTGCCAGTGTATCCATAAAAGCGCAATTAAATCCATTATCAGCGCAATATTATACCAACCAGTACCTCATCAATCCTGCATTTGCAGGAGCAGGAGAGGGCTTGAAACTGAACGGTGCCTACCGTAAGCTCTGGAGCAATGTACCTGGCTCACCTCTAACCCAGAACCTGACAGCAGATTATGGGTTCAGCAAAGTGGGGATAGGACTTTCTGTAAATAACGAAAGTGCAGGCTTGCAGCGGCAAACCCGGGTAGTGGGCAGTTATGCCTATCACCTGATGTTAAGCGAAAGCAACCATAGACTGCACTTTGGTGTTTCCCTGGGTTTCATGAGCCAAAGGCTGGAAAATGCCGACATCTATGGAAATCCGAACGACCCCATGGTAGGGCAGTACAACGACCGCAAAACTTACCTGGATGGTGATTTCGGGATAGCCTATACTTCAGATAAGCTGAACATTCAGGCTTCAGTGCCCAATCTAAAAAGCGTGCTGAAAAAGGACGTGATCAAACTGGCCGATGTGGCTACCTTTTATACAGCGGTAAGTTATAAGATCCAGCTCAGCGAAGGGCCGGAAGGCATAGACATGGAGCCTAAGGTTGCCTACAGGGGAGTAAAGGGCTTTGACAACATCTGGGATGCCGGCTCGCAGTTCAGTATTGCGGGTAAACAGGTGTTTTTGATGGCCATGTACCACAGTACAGAGAATGCAACCTTTGGTTTGGGGATGGATTTCAGAAAAAAATACCTGATCAGTGGCACTTATACCACCCAAACATCGGCTTTGAGTGGTTATACCAATGGTAGTTTTGAACTGAATTTGAGGCTAAACCTGAGTAAGTAA
- a CDS encoding MBG domain-containing protein gives MVTIYANQSGNTLFDAAAQAQQVLTISKLPLTITANSSSKTYGNAVTFAGTEFTAAGLVNGNTVTGVSLNSTGAAATATVAGSAYPIVASGATGTGLANYNISYNNGALTVNPKVLTITADNHSKTYGDVLIFAGTEFTSTGLINGNTVTGVTLTSTGAAATASVAGGAYPIVASAATGTGLNNYTISYTNGALTVGRRALTITADNKEKFAGTANPVLTVSYAGFANGESNTVLTTQPTVSTTAITTSPTGDYPITASGAAAANYTINYVTGTLKVKAGAPTNISLAGITLYENSAGGTNAGTLSSTSDDPSATFTYTLVAGTGDTDNAQFAISGNKINTAAALNFENKASYSVRVKSTTQYGLSLERVFTIALSDVNEIPTLAAINNQTICFTTAAQTVALTGISAGPETAQTTTLTVTSNNTNLFEALTVSGSGATGALSYRIKANAVAGTATVTVTVKDNGGTANGGVDTYSRTFVITINALPVVSISSDKGTTLSKGETAVLTATGGSTYAWANNSGIVGATGNAALTVRPNQTTTYTVTAKNASGCEQTQSFTITVLEDYAKIKGSNLLTPNNDGYNDKWVIDNIDFYPNNEVKVFDKAGRLVFGKKAYDNTWDGTYNGVPLAEGTYYYIVDFGNRTRVFKGYITIVRND, from the coding sequence GTGGTTACGATTTACGCCAATCAAAGTGGCAATACCCTATTTGATGCTGCAGCTCAGGCTCAGCAGGTTTTAACCATCAGCAAATTGCCATTAACCATTACCGCAAACAGCAGCAGTAAAACTTATGGCAATGCAGTAACCTTTGCAGGCACTGAATTTACAGCAGCAGGGCTGGTTAACGGGAACACAGTTACAGGTGTAAGCCTAAACAGTACTGGCGCTGCCGCTACAGCAACTGTTGCGGGCTCTGCTTACCCGATTGTTGCTTCAGGGGCAACAGGCACCGGACTGGCCAATTATAACATTAGCTATAACAACGGTGCACTTACTGTAAATCCGAAAGTACTAACCATCACTGCTGATAACCACAGTAAAACCTATGGCGATGTGTTAATCTTTGCAGGCACTGAATTTACATCAACAGGCCTGATCAATGGCAATACGGTAACTGGTGTAACTTTGACCAGTACTGGTGCTGCAGCTACAGCGAGCGTTGCAGGTGGGGCTTATCCAATTGTGGCATCGGCGGCAACCGGAACAGGATTAAACAACTATACGATCAGTTATACAAATGGTGCGCTAACGGTAGGTAGGAGAGCGCTGACCATAACAGCCGATAACAAGGAAAAATTTGCAGGAACTGCAAATCCGGTACTAACAGTAAGCTATGCAGGCTTTGCAAATGGTGAAAGCAATACCGTACTGACTACCCAGCCAACAGTTAGCACTACCGCCATTACCACAAGCCCGACAGGAGACTACCCGATCACGGCCAGCGGGGCTGCTGCAGCCAATTACACGATAAACTATGTGACGGGCACCCTGAAAGTAAAAGCTGGTGCACCAACTAATATCAGTTTGGCAGGGATAACCCTTTATGAGAACAGTGCTGGTGGTACCAATGCCGGTACCCTGAGCAGCACTTCAGACGATCCGAGTGCTACCTTTACTTATACGCTGGTTGCAGGTACAGGTGATACCGACAATGCACAGTTTGCTATTAGCGGCAACAAGATCAATACTGCAGCAGCACTTAACTTTGAAAACAAAGCCAGCTATAGTGTGCGGGTAAAAAGCACCACGCAATATGGTTTGAGCCTGGAACGCGTTTTTACAATTGCATTGAGTGATGTGAATGAAATACCAACTCTGGCCGCTATAAACAACCAAACCATTTGTTTTACCACTGCAGCACAAACTGTGGCCCTAACCGGTATCAGTGCAGGGCCGGAAACAGCACAAACTACCACATTAACAGTAACCAGCAACAACACAAACCTGTTTGAAGCCTTAACAGTTAGCGGCTCTGGTGCTACTGGTGCCCTGAGCTACCGCATAAAAGCAAACGCGGTTGCGGGCACTGCAACAGTTACGGTAACGGTAAAAGACAACGGCGGCACTGCCAATGGAGGCGTAGATACTTACAGCAGAACTTTTGTAATTACCATAAACGCCCTGCCTGTGGTTTCTATTAGCAGCGATAAAGGTACAACCTTAAGCAAAGGTGAAACAGCAGTGCTTACTGCAACTGGCGGAAGTACCTATGCCTGGGCTAATAATAGTGGAATAGTTGGCGCTACAGGAAATGCGGCACTTACGGTTAGGCCTAACCAGACCACCACCTATACTGTAACTGCAAAAAATGCCAGCGGATGCGAGCAGACACAAAGTTTCACGATAACGGTGCTGGAAGATTATGCAAAAATTAAAGGCAGTAACCTGCTTACACCGAACAATGATGGGTATAATGACAAATGGGTAATTGATAACATTGATTTTTATCCGAATAATGAGGTGAAGGTATTTGACAAGGCGGGACGTTTGGTGTTTGGCAAAAAAGCTTATGACAATACCTGGGACGGTACCTATAACGGTGTGCCACTGGCGGAAGGCACTTATTACTATATTGTTGATTTTGGCAACAGAACAAGGGTATTTAAAGGATACATCACTATTGTTAGAAACGATTAA